In Providencia rettgeri, the following proteins share a genomic window:
- the tolQ gene encoding Tol-Pal system protein TolQ — protein sequence MTDMNILDLFLKASLLVQLIMFVLIGFSIASWAIIIQRTKILNAATREAEAFEDKFWSGIELSRLYKESQARRDELSGAEQIFHSGFKEFVRLHQANIHAPDAVVTGASRAMRISMNRELESVEAHIPFLGTVGSISPYIGLFGTVWGIMHAFIALGAVKQATLQMVAPGIAEALIATAIGLFAAIPAVMAFNRLNLRVSKLEQNYDNFMEEFLAILHRQAFSADKK from the coding sequence GTGACTGACATGAATATCCTGGATTTATTCCTTAAAGCGAGCCTTTTGGTTCAGCTCATTATGTTCGTTTTGATCGGTTTTTCTATCGCATCATGGGCGATCATTATTCAAAGAACAAAAATTTTAAATGCGGCAACGCGAGAAGCGGAAGCATTTGAAGATAAGTTCTGGTCAGGTATCGAGCTATCGCGCTTATATAAAGAAAGCCAAGCTCGCCGTGATGAATTAAGTGGTGCCGAACAGATTTTCCACTCTGGTTTTAAAGAGTTCGTTCGTTTACACCAAGCGAATATTCATGCACCCGATGCGGTCGTAACAGGCGCTTCTCGTGCAATGCGTATTTCAATGAATCGTGAGCTTGAATCAGTTGAAGCGCACATCCCATTTTTAGGTACTGTAGGTTCAATTAGCCCATATATTGGTTTATTTGGTACCGTTTGGGGGATTATGCATGCGTTTATTGCATTGGGCGCGGTAAAACAAGCAACATTACAAATGGTTGCACCGGGTATTGCCGAAGCACTTATTGCAACCGCAATTGGCTTATTTGCAGCGATCCCTGCCGTTATGGCATTCAACCGTTTGAACTTACGTGTTAGCAAATTAGAGCAAAACTACGATAACTTTATGGAAGAGTTTTTGGCCATCTTGCATCGTCAAGCCTTCTCTGCTGATAAGAAATAA
- the tolR gene encoding colicin uptake protein TolR — MARTSRRRELKSEINIVPLLDVLLVLLLIFMATAPIISQSVEVELPDATDTQTVSSSDNPPIILEVSGVGQYNMRLDGEVLELLPPEQIAAEAKSQLEKNPKAVFLIGGAKEVPYEEVIKALNILHSAGIKSVGLMTQPI, encoded by the coding sequence ATGGCGCGCACAAGTCGCAGACGTGAGCTGAAATCCGAAATCAACATAGTTCCATTACTGGACGTATTGTTGGTACTGTTGCTGATATTTATGGCAACAGCACCGATTATTTCTCAAAGTGTGGAAGTTGAGCTGCCGGATGCAACAGATACACAAACCGTATCATCAAGTGATAACCCACCGATTATTTTAGAAGTGTCGGGGGTTGGCCAATATAATATGCGTCTTGATGGTGAGGTTTTAGAATTGCTACCACCAGAGCAAATTGCGGCAGAGGCAAAATCTCAATTAGAGAAAAACCCCAAAGCAGTTTTCTTGATTGGTGGAGCAAAAGAAGTCCCTTATGAAGAAGTGATTAAGGCGCTGAATATATTACACAGCGCAGGGATAAAATCGGTTGGCTTGATGACTCAGCCTATTTAG
- the tolA gene encoding cell envelope integrity protein TolA — MGKTKEKKDNLNRSLVMSIVLHILLIGLIVIGSLVSVVKLGGGGEEGTVIDAVMVDPGVVVEQYEEMQRQQNNVRQAAKERKEQEQKQEAELREQQEKEQKRLQQLEEERIKTERATAEQQKQAEEQQKIALEAAKKAKEEQKIAEEAAAKAKAEKEKLIKEQAAEKAKAEAQAQKEAEAAKAKAEKEAKEKAEKDAKVKAEKEAKAKAEKEAKEKADKEAKAKAAKAKAEAAKNAASVDDLLGDLTASGPSKQGGEAAAGKGGGKKSGASNADVDSYAGKVKAAIQSKFYDSDTFRGRTCELQLKLAPDGLLVSITPKNSPANDAALCDAAIRAAKLATMPKPPSREVYDTFNKAGSTVVFKP; from the coding sequence GTGGGAAAGACAAAAGAGAAAAAAGATAACTTAAATCGATCATTAGTGATGTCAATCGTATTGCACATCCTATTGATTGGGTTGATTGTTATAGGCTCTTTAGTTTCCGTCGTCAAACTTGGTGGTGGCGGGGAAGAGGGAACTGTCATCGATGCGGTGATGGTTGACCCGGGCGTGGTTGTTGAGCAATATGAAGAAATGCAAAGGCAGCAAAATAACGTCAGACAAGCGGCGAAAGAGCGCAAAGAGCAGGAACAAAAGCAAGAGGCTGAGCTCAGAGAGCAGCAAGAAAAGGAACAAAAGCGTCTTCAGCAACTTGAAGAAGAGCGTATAAAGACTGAACGGGCAACGGCAGAGCAACAAAAGCAAGCTGAAGAACAACAGAAAATAGCATTAGAAGCGGCTAAAAAAGCGAAGGAAGAGCAAAAAATAGCCGAAGAAGCTGCCGCGAAAGCGAAAGCAGAAAAAGAAAAATTAATTAAAGAGCAAGCCGCTGAAAAGGCGAAAGCTGAGGCACAAGCTCAGAAAGAAGCAGAAGCGGCGAAAGCCAAAGCCGAAAAAGAAGCCAAGGAAAAAGCAGAAAAGGACGCGAAAGTAAAAGCTGAGAAAGAAGCGAAAGCTAAAGCGGAAAAAGAAGCCAAAGAAAAAGCAGATAAAGAAGCGAAAGCCAAAGCGGCAAAAGCTAAGGCTGAGGCAGCAAAAAATGCCGCTTCCGTTGACGATTTACTCGGCGATTTAACTGCATCAGGCCCTAGCAAGCAAGGTGGCGAAGCTGCAGCTGGAAAAGGCGGCGGTAAAAAATCGGGCGCATCCAATGCGGATGTGGACAGCTATGCGGGCAAGGTAAAAGCGGCTATCCAAAGTAAGTTTTATGATTCGGATACTTTCCGTGGGCGTACTTGTGAACTTCAATTGAAGCTTGCACCTGATGGGCTATTAGTGAGTATTACACCAAAAAATAGTCCAGCTAATGACGCAGCGCTTTGTGATGCAGCAATCCGAGCAGCAAAACTTGCAACGATGCCTAAGCCACCTAGCAGAGAAGTCTATGATACATTTAATAAAGCAGGTAGCACAGTCGTGTTTAAGCCTTGA
- the tolB gene encoding Tol-Pal system beta propeller repeat protein TolB: MKQAFKVVLGFLMLWATVAQAEIRIEITEGVNSAQPIGVVPFKWSGAGAPPQEVGQIVGADLRNSGKFNPIEPSRMPQQPGTASEVIPEAWTALGINAVVVGQVQPAADGSFVVSYQLVDVAANPGAVLSQNQYKVTKEWLRYAAHTASDEVFEKLTGIRGAFRTRIAYIVVNKGGQYPYELRVSDYDGFNQFTVHRSPEPLMSPAWSPDGEKLAYVTFESGSSALVIQTLSTGAVRQVASFPRHNGAPAFSPDGTKLAFALSKTGSLNLYVMDLASGQIRQVTDGRSNNTEPSWMPDGQTLVYTSDQAGRPQIYKININGGSPERVSWEGTQNQDADVSPDGTFLVMVSSGGGQQHVAKQDLATNNVEFLTKTFLDETPSIAPNGTMVIYSSSQGLGTILQLVSTDGRFKARLPATDGQVKFPAWSPYL; the protein is encoded by the coding sequence ATGAAGCAGGCTTTTAAAGTAGTTTTAGGGTTCCTAATGCTATGGGCGACAGTGGCTCAGGCTGAAATACGTATTGAGATCACTGAAGGTGTTAACTCAGCTCAACCTATTGGTGTTGTGCCGTTTAAATGGTCAGGTGCTGGTGCGCCACCACAAGAAGTTGGCCAAATAGTGGGCGCTGATTTGCGTAATAGCGGGAAATTTAACCCTATCGAACCAAGCCGTATGCCTCAACAACCGGGTACCGCTTCTGAAGTGATCCCTGAAGCGTGGACTGCATTAGGTATTAATGCCGTTGTTGTAGGGCAGGTTCAGCCTGCAGCCGATGGTAGCTTTGTTGTTAGCTATCAGTTAGTCGATGTCGCAGCTAACCCAGGGGCTGTTTTATCTCAGAACCAATATAAAGTAACCAAAGAATGGTTACGCTATGCAGCGCATACTGCAAGTGACGAAGTCTTTGAAAAATTGACGGGTATTCGTGGCGCATTCCGTACACGTATTGCTTATATTGTTGTCAACAAAGGCGGTCAATACCCATATGAATTACGTGTTTCTGACTATGACGGTTTTAACCAGTTTACGGTTCACCGTTCACCAGAACCTTTGATGTCGCCAGCTTGGTCACCAGATGGTGAGAAACTGGCTTACGTTACATTTGAAAGCGGTAGTTCAGCACTTGTCATTCAAACCTTATCGACAGGAGCAGTTCGTCAGGTCGCATCATTCCCTCGTCACAATGGGGCACCTGCATTCTCTCCGGATGGGACTAAATTGGCATTTGCATTGTCTAAAACTGGCAGCTTGAACTTATATGTAATGGACTTAGCAAGTGGGCAGATTCGTCAGGTAACCGATGGTCGTAGTAACAATACGGAACCAAGTTGGATGCCAGATGGCCAAACTTTAGTCTATACTTCAGATCAGGCGGGACGTCCGCAGATTTATAAAATCAATATTAATGGTGGCAGCCCTGAGCGTGTATCCTGGGAAGGAACACAAAATCAGGATGCTGATGTTAGCCCGGATGGCACTTTCTTAGTGATGGTCAGCTCCGGCGGCGGTCAGCAACATGTCGCCAAACAAGATCTGGCAACGAACAACGTTGAGTTTTTAACGAAAACGTTCCTAGATGAAACGCCGAGTATCGCACCTAACGGCACTATGGTAATTTATAGCTCCTCTCAAGGCTTGGGGACTATATTGCAGCTAGTTTCGACCGACGGGCGTTTCAAAGCGCGTCTTCCGGCTACCGATGGACAGGTTAAATTCCCTGCCTGGTCGCCGTATCTGTGA
- the pal gene encoding peptidoglycan-associated lipoprotein Pal yields MQLNKVLKGLMIALPIMAVAACSSNKNNDQDGVDTSTNQTNTGLSAEELARQQMEQLQQNNTVYFGFDKYNVSPEYADMLDAHAAFLRSNPSVRVVVEGHADERGTPEYNIALGERRANAVKMYLQSKGVSGDQVSLVSYGKEKPAVLGHTEADYAKNRRAVIAY; encoded by the coding sequence ATGCAACTGAATAAAGTGCTTAAAGGGCTGATGATCGCGTTACCAATCATGGCAGTCGCAGCTTGTAGCTCTAACAAAAACAATGACCAAGATGGCGTAGATACTTCTACTAACCAAACTAACACTGGTCTGTCTGCGGAAGAGCTGGCACGTCAGCAAATGGAACAGCTGCAACAAAACAACACTGTTTACTTTGGTTTTGACAAATACAACGTATCTCCAGAGTACGCTGACATGTTAGATGCGCACGCAGCATTCCTGCGTAGCAACCCATCTGTACGTGTTGTTGTTGAAGGTCATGCGGATGAGCGTGGTACTCCAGAATACAACATCGCGCTGGGCGAGCGTCGTGCTAATGCAGTTAAAATGTACCTGCAAAGCAAAGGTGTTTCTGGTGACCAAGTTTCACTGGTTTCTTACGGTAAAGAAAAACCAGCTGTGTTAGGTCACACTGAAGCAGACTACGCGAAAAACCGTCGTGCAGTCATTGCATACTAA
- the cpoB gene encoding cell division protein CpoB — protein sequence MNSNFRHLLVGLSLLVGVAAPWAAIAQAPINNVGSGSTTDRLTQLETAVSSQGQILYQIQQQLADNQRDIDMLRGQIQESEYKLNQVIERQKDLYMQLDNAGGGNSAASGDTTTTGTNASSSSTTPAAAANTGGNEKDDYNAAVKLAMESKSKAQIDQAIGALQGFIKAYPKSGYQSNANYWLGQLNYNKGSKDDAAFYFATVVKQYPKSQKSSEALYKVGLIMQDKGQKDKAKAVYQQVLKQYPNSAGSKLAEKKLSTL from the coding sequence ATGAACAGTAACTTCAGACACTTACTAGTCGGTCTGTCGTTATTGGTTGGCGTAGCGGCCCCTTGGGCCGCTATTGCCCAAGCGCCAATCAACAATGTCGGATCTGGTTCAACAACAGACCGCCTTACCCAACTTGAGACAGCAGTTAGCTCTCAAGGTCAAATTCTGTATCAAATCCAACAGCAACTCGCTGACAACCAACGCGACATCGATATGTTGCGCGGTCAGATTCAAGAAAGTGAATACAAATTGAATCAAGTCATTGAGCGTCAGAAAGATTTATACATGCAATTAGACAATGCAGGTGGTGGTAACTCAGCAGCTTCAGGCGATACAACAACGACTGGAACGAATGCATCGTCTTCCTCAACAACACCTGCGGCAGCGGCCAATACGGGTGGGAATGAGAAAGATGATTACAATGCCGCAGTCAAACTAGCTATGGAAAGCAAATCCAAAGCTCAAATTGACCAAGCAATAGGGGCATTACAAGGTTTTATTAAAGCCTACCCTAAGTCTGGGTATCAATCTAACGCCAATTATTGGTTGGGGCAGTTAAACTACAACAAAGGTAGCAAAGACGATGCTGCTTTTTATTTCGCCACTGTAGTTAAGCAATATCCTAAATCCCAAAAAAGCAGCGAAGCCTTATATAAAGTTGGGCTGATCATGCAAGATAAAGGACAAAAAGATAAAGCGAAAGCTGTTTACCAACAGGTATTGAAACAATATCCAAACAGTGCTGGTTCAAAATTAGCCGAAAAAAAACTGAGTACACTTTAA
- a CDS encoding aminoglycoside 6-adenylyltransferase yields the protein MESPASLINKIISISLLDPRIEAVILTGSRAREQDADSYSDIDIELIGHGTTEIFKQKSWINQFGEPLVALHLLNLEEDAPDWPTCLVIFKEGRKVDFTFAEPERLSKMKQEGLDATFSRGFAVLLDKTGITENLPESINQQVLTPPQFTAEQFTEVVSDFWHEAHQVTVALTRDELWVAWSRSADMKQYFLTMIERLVAMQNNDVWYKGRNYHEWMPKKYIEALEIIFNCATAQSAALSLQCLMRYFNEATTEVASLQGFDNMQAMAENMQELLIGILQDNGLIPEIF from the coding sequence ATGGAATCACCTGCATCTTTAATAAATAAAATTATCTCTATTTCATTACTCGATCCAAGAATTGAAGCGGTCATATTGACGGGGTCTCGCGCTCGGGAACAAGACGCTGATAGCTATTCAGATATTGATATTGAATTGATTGGCCATGGTACAACTGAAATATTTAAGCAGAAGTCTTGGATTAATCAGTTTGGTGAACCTTTAGTTGCTCTTCATTTGCTAAATCTTGAAGAAGATGCGCCTGATTGGCCAACCTGTTTGGTCATTTTTAAAGAGGGTCGTAAAGTAGATTTTACTTTTGCTGAACCTGAGCGATTATCTAAGATGAAGCAGGAAGGTTTAGATGCCACTTTTTCTCGTGGTTTTGCTGTATTACTCGATAAAACAGGGATCACCGAAAACTTACCTGAAAGTATTAATCAACAAGTACTCACACCACCTCAATTCACTGCGGAGCAATTTACTGAAGTTGTCTCTGACTTTTGGCATGAAGCTCATCAGGTCACGGTAGCTTTAACTCGAGATGAATTATGGGTCGCATGGTCAAGAAGTGCTGATATGAAACAGTATTTTTTGACCATGATAGAGCGTCTAGTCGCCATGCAAAATAATGATGTTTGGTATAAAGGACGTAACTACCATGAATGGATGCCTAAGAAATATATCGAAGCGCTAGAAATTATCTTTAATTGTGCAACCGCACAAAGTGCCGCACTGTCTCTTCAATGCTTAATGCGTTACTTTAATGAGGCCACTACCGAGGTCGCTAGCCTTCAAGGCTTCGATAACATGCAGGCGATGGCAGAGAATATGCAAGAATTACTTATTGGTATTTTGCAGGACAATGGATTAATACCTGAAATATTTTAA
- the nadA gene encoding quinolinate synthase NadA, which yields MSVFIDFDQSVYPFPAKPARLSSDESAFYRQKIKSLLVEKNAVIVAHYYTDPEIQALAEETGGCVADSLEMARFGAKHSASTLVVAGVKFMGETAKILSPEKQVLMPTLEAQCSLDIGCPEEAFIRFCDEHPDRTVVVYANTSAAVKARADWVVTSSIAVELIEHLDSLGEKIIWAPDRHLGRYVQQQTGADILCWEGACIVHDEFKTQSLEKMKALYPEAAVLVHPESPQAIVDLADAVGSTSQLIKAAQNLPNPSMIVATDKGIFYKMQQACPEKTLYIAPTAGEGATCRTCAHCPWMAMNGLKAIAEALEGSAQGHQIQVSEILREKALRPLNKMLDFAESLK from the coding sequence ATGAGCGTGTTTATCGATTTTGACCAGTCAGTTTATCCATTCCCAGCAAAACCAGCACGATTAAGCTCGGATGAAAGCGCTTTTTATCGGCAGAAGATTAAGTCGCTTTTGGTTGAGAAAAATGCGGTAATCGTTGCACACTACTATACCGACCCTGAAATTCAAGCATTAGCTGAAGAAACGGGAGGCTGCGTTGCAGACTCTCTGGAAATGGCGCGTTTTGGGGCTAAACATTCAGCATCTACATTAGTTGTTGCTGGAGTGAAATTTATGGGCGAAACCGCAAAAATTCTCAGCCCAGAAAAGCAAGTATTAATGCCAACATTAGAAGCCCAATGTTCTCTGGATATAGGCTGTCCTGAAGAGGCGTTTATTCGTTTTTGTGATGAGCACCCTGATAGGACTGTTGTGGTGTATGCGAATACATCAGCAGCAGTAAAAGCGCGGGCTGATTGGGTAGTGACATCCAGTATTGCTGTTGAGTTAATCGAGCACCTTGACAGCTTGGGTGAAAAAATCATTTGGGCACCAGACCGTCATCTTGGGCGTTATGTTCAACAGCAAACAGGTGCTGATATTCTTTGTTGGGAAGGGGCTTGTATTGTTCATGATGAGTTTAAAACCCAATCATTAGAAAAAATGAAAGCGTTGTACCCCGAAGCTGCGGTATTGGTTCACCCTGAGTCACCACAAGCGATTGTCGACCTTGCGGATGCGGTGGGTTCTACAAGCCAGTTAATTAAAGCCGCACAAAATTTACCTAACCCATCGATGATAGTGGCGACGGATAAAGGTATTTTTTACAAAATGCAGCAAGCTTGCCCGGAGAAGACGCTTTACATCGCTCCGACAGCGGGTGAGGGCGCAACATGTCGAACTTGTGCACATTGCCCTTGGATGGCAATGAATGGCTTAAAAGCGATTGCTGAAGCTTTAGAAGGGAGTGCCCAAGGCCACCAAATTCAAGTTAGTGAAATATTACGAGAAAAAGCATTACGGCCATTAAATAAGATGCTAGATTTCGCAGAGAGTCTAAAATAA
- the pnuC gene encoding nicotinamide riboside transporter PnuC, with product MDFFSTANTLVQIPLWGSVYDLSYIEAVGTVAGLLCILLASLEKTINYLFGLINVSLFAVIFFQIQLYANLLLQIFFFVANIYGWYAWSRVSSSQQAELKIRWLSLPKAAITLVISVIAIIYLTFNIDAVFGVLARWAVELLNLFGANLAMPTIEPDAFPFWDSAMTILSVVAMILMTRKYVENWLLWVIINVISIVIFFIQGVYAMSLEYLILLGIALNGSRLWIKSAKENGSLPISRT from the coding sequence ATGGATTTCTTTAGTACAGCCAATACGTTAGTGCAGATCCCACTCTGGGGTTCAGTTTATGATTTGTCTTACATTGAAGCGGTGGGGACGGTTGCTGGTTTACTTTGTATTTTGCTTGCTAGCTTAGAAAAAACGATTAATTACCTGTTTGGGCTAATTAATGTTTCTCTCTTCGCAGTTATTTTTTTTCAAATTCAGCTGTATGCAAACTTATTGCTACAAATATTTTTCTTCGTTGCCAATATCTATGGTTGGTATGCATGGAGCAGAGTCTCCAGTTCGCAACAAGCAGAGCTAAAAATTCGTTGGTTAAGCTTACCAAAGGCCGCTATCACACTCGTTATTTCAGTCATCGCTATTATTTATCTGACATTTAATATTGATGCGGTATTTGGTGTGCTGGCGAGATGGGCTGTCGAGTTATTAAACCTATTTGGTGCCAACCTTGCGATGCCTACGATAGAACCTGACGCATTCCCATTCTGGGATTCAGCAATGACCATTCTTTCTGTTGTCGCAATGATTTTAATGACGCGTAAGTATGTTGAAAACTGGTTATTGTGGGTCATTATTAACGTCATCAGTATTGTGATTTTCTTTATTCAAGGCGTTTATGCCATGTCATTAGAATACTTAATTTTATTAGGTATCGCCCTAAATGGCTCTAGACTTTGGATAAAATCAGCAAAAGAAAACGGCTCTTTGCCTATTTCCCGTACTTAG